In one window of Tripterygium wilfordii isolate XIE 37 chromosome 1, ASM1340144v1, whole genome shotgun sequence DNA:
- the LOC120003313 gene encoding glucan endo-1,3-beta-glucosidase 11-like: MASFCSRTGLINVFLLFSITFSDYGLIQGVNSLGINYGQIGNNLPSPDEVLDLLSSLKLTKVRIYDTNPQILTAFASSNVELIVTVENQMLATLMDSQQALQWVSTHIGPYFPATNITGIDIGNEVFTDDDTTILMQNLVPAMVSIHGALAQLGLDNYIRVSSPHSLAVLSNSFPPSAGSFKSEVSGVMTQFLQFLSSTNAPFWINAYPYFAYKDDPNTISLDYVLFNRNSGMVDPNTKLHYDNMLYAQVDAVLFAMARLGFNGIEVRVAETGWPSKGDANEVGATVQNAATYNRNILRRQLANEGTPLRPNMRLEIYLFALFNEDMKPGPTSERNYGLFQPDGSMAYNVGLSALSSSNPSSTSSATISLASSATKAANKEYDQSLVYWMFVFLLTLQVFMRRLY; the protein is encoded by the exons atgGCATCATTTTGTAGCAGAACAGGCTTGATCAATGTTTTCCTTCTATTCTCAATCACTTTTTCAG ATTATGGTTTGATACAAGGAGTGAATTCACTTGGTATCAATTATGGCCAAATTGGGAACAATTTGCCATCACCAGATGAGGTTCTTGATCTTTTAAGCTCCCTTAAGCTTACAAAAGTTAGAATCTATGACACCAACCCACAAATTTTGACAGCATTTGCAAGCTCCAATGTTGAGCTTATTGTGACAGTTGAAAACCAGATGTTAGCCACTTTAATGGATTCTCAGCAAGCCCTTCAATGGGTTAGTACCCACATCGGGCCTTACTTTCCTGCAACAAATATCACCGGGATCGATATTGGCAACGAAGTTTTCACCGACGATGACACGACGATACTGATGCAGAATCTTGTTCCTGCTATGGTCAGCATTCATGGTGCTCTAGCTCAATTAGGCTTAGACAACTACATTAGAGTCTCTTCACCACATTCACTTGCCGTATTAAGCAATTCGTTCCCTCCTTCTGCTGGTAGTTTCAAGAGTGAAGTTTCAGGGGTCATGACACAATTCTTGCAATTCCTGTCAAGCACAAATGCACCATTTTGGATCAATGCGTATCCTTATTTTGCATACAAGGATGACCCCAATACAATCTCTCTCGATTACGTTCTTTTCAATCGTAATTCGGGGATGGTTGATCCTAACACAAAATTACACTATGACAACATGCTTTATGCACAAGTAGATGCCGTTCTTTTTGCTATGGCAAGGTTGGGTTTCAATGGGATTGAAGTTAGAGTCGCCGAGACCGGTTGGCCATCGAAAGGAGATGCCAATGAAGTCGGTGCCACAGTACAGAATGCAGCGACGTACAATAGGAATATATTGAGAAGGCAACTAGCTAATGAAGGTACTCCTCTGAGGCCTAACATGAGGCTTGAAATATACTTGTTTGCTCTGTTCAATGAGGATATGAAACCCGGACCGACATCGGAGAGGAACTATGGTCTTTTCCAACCCGATGGATCCATGGCTTACAATGTTGGTCTCTCTGCCTTGTCATCATCAAATCCTTCATCAACATCATCTGCTACCATTTCTCTTGCTTCCTCTGCTACTAAG GCTGCAAACAAGGAATATGATCAAAGCTTGGTGTACTGGATGTTTGTGTTTTTGCTGACCCTTCAAGTTTTTATGAGAAGACTATATTAA